One window of Rasiella rasia genomic DNA carries:
- a CDS encoding acyltransferase, with amino-acid sequence MKEKIYYGSYLFIKGWDFPFVDGWRAAIVKKLLQQKSNKLLIRSNVILHGFNKLTIGDDVSINHGCFISAEGGLTIGNMVSIGHNTSVITTEHSFSDPNLPIKKQPIVLEPVRLHDNIWVGANVTILAGVTIASNTIIAAGAVVTKSILTEGTIVGGVPAKLIKTINS; translated from the coding sequence TTGAAGGAGAAAATATATTACGGTAGCTATTTATTTATAAAAGGATGGGATTTCCCGTTCGTAGATGGATGGCGTGCTGCGATTGTAAAAAAACTACTTCAGCAAAAAAGCAATAAACTACTAATTCGCTCTAACGTAATTTTACATGGGTTTAACAAACTTACTATAGGAGACGATGTTTCTATTAATCATGGGTGTTTCATTTCAGCAGAAGGAGGTTTAACCATTGGAAATATGGTTTCAATTGGTCATAATACCTCTGTAATTACAACAGAACATTCATTTTCAGACCCAAATCTACCTATAAAAAAACAACCAATAGTTCTCGAACCCGTTAGGTTGCATGATAATATTTGGGTAGGGGCCAATGTTACGATTTTGGCAGGTGTTACTATTGCATCAAATACAATTATTGCAGCAGGTGCTGTTGTTACAAAATCTATTCTAACGGAAGGTACAATTGTTGGAGGAGTACCTGCTAAGTTAATTAAGACAATTAATTCTTAG